A window of Canis lupus baileyi chromosome 3, mCanLup2.hap1, whole genome shotgun sequence genomic DNA:
CGGGGCCGGGGGTGACCTTGCACAGACAGGAACAGTGCCCTGCCCAGTAGACTGGGTgtcgggggcaggggcagaggacgGAGCCCCCAGCCCTGTGTGCCTCACACCAGACTGCAATGGGGCaagaaccccccacccccacccccgaggcAAGgcgagggaagagggaaggaagggtgtGGTGGTGTCAGGAGCCTTGTGTAAGATGTGACCTTTTCTCCCTCCCAGGCCTGTGGAGTAGACTTTGAGATCCGAGCCTTCTGTGCCAAATCTCTAGAAGAGAAAAGCCACAAAAGGTGAGGGGATGTGAGTTCCCCTGTGGTCTGACCCttccctccccgctccccggAGCCCCAGGCACCCCCGCCCCTCCATCAGACCAGCAGTGGGGGTCTGGGTATCTAAGGaccggcccctccctcccctcctccccacccccaggaactCTGTGCGGCTGGTGATTCGAAAGGTGCAATTTGCCCCGGAGAAACCCGGCCCCCAGCCATCAGCAGAAACCACACGCCACTTCCTCATGTCTGACCGGTCCCTGCATCTAGAGGCTTCCCTGGACAAAGAGGTGGGGTGCAGGAGGGTGGCACAGGTGCCGCAGCGTGCATAGCCCCCTGGCCGAGGCCTGAAGCTGGCTGCCAGGACCCCGGGTGTCTGTGTGTGGGGCAGGCGGGAGGAACGCTGATCATGAGGCTGGTGCCAGCAGACAGCACTAACTGGACCCTTCCCCTCAAAAGCTGTACTACCACGGGGAGCCCCTCAACGTCAACGTCCACGTCACCAACAACTCCACCAAGACCATCAAGAAAATCAAAGTCTCCGGTAAGCGGGGTGACAGAAGGGGAATTGAGGGGGGTTTTGGGGGTGCCCATGTGGCTCCTGGTCATGTTGGCCCCAGGGACACACCCCAGAATTAGATGCAgcctggggtggtgggggtgggtccCAGCGGGGCAGCAGCCTGAGCTTCCTGCACGGGTGCTtcaccaccccctcaccccacagTGAGACAGTATGCTGACATCTGCCTCTTCAGCACTGCCCAGTATAAGTGTCCTGTGGCTCAGATCGAACAAGAGTGAGTAGCAGGATGGCCAGAGCCCCACCTTAGGGCAGGACCataggcaggggtggggggtgatggggTGAGGATGGAATGAACCCACTCTACCTACAAGGAAGGGGATTCCCTCCATCAGCAGGTGGCTCTGAGCACATCCTACTCCTCATACCTGCAGCCCAAACACAAAAGGGTGGGTGGTAGTGGAGAAGCCGCTGGGGGTGGGCATCTGGCCCCTCCTAGAGCCTCGTtctcttgcccccaccccccagtgacCAGGTGTCACCCAGTTCCACATTCTGCAAGGTGTACACCATCACCCCGCTGCTCAGTGACAACCGGGAGAAGCGCGGTCTTGCCCTGGACGGGAAGCTCAAGCATGAAGACACCAACTTGGCGTCCAGCACCATGTGAGACCAggctgggtgggggcgggggtgtgggtggggtttGGGGCGTCCCCCCTCTGCAGCCTAGGGCGTACATGCCCCTTCAGGGCCGGCTGCGTGTCAGGCTGTGTCCTGGGTGCCGGGGCTTGATCGGGGAACAGAGCAGGTGGAGCTTCTAGGCAGGGAAGACAGATAAGGGATGAGTGCTGAGAAGCAGCAGGTTAGAGATGGGAGATAGTAGGGGGCAGGGAGCGGGCAGGGTGCAGCCACTGTAAATAAAGTGGCTGGGGGAGGCATGAATTCTGAGTGGGGACCCAGAGTAAGTAGGTCACGTGGACACACAAGGAAAGCTCGTTGTGGGCAGAGGGATCTGCAAGCACAGAGACTTAGAGGTGGCCCAGGCCCAGCCAAGTAGAGAGGCATGGTGCCAGTGTGCCTGTGGGCAGGAGTGTCAGGCCTgggcccccccatccccaccgGTGCCATCATGCACAGTGCACACAGCAGAGTGCATACAGCAGGCCCGAGGCCCACGTGGAGGCCCAACCTCCAGAAAGCAGGGGGTGTGGCTGGGGGAGTTGAAAGCAAGACGgtgcagggccctggggtcacaaGGATGTCTGCTTTTATGAGACATGAGAAGCCACAAGCTGGTCCTGCTGAGAGGGGTGCACTGGGGTGCTCGGCTGGGAGAACAGCATAGCCTGCGCTGCTGGCTGGAGCACTGGGGTTGGGGGTCGGGGGTCAAGGGTCAGCCACCCAGAACCTGACAGGAGCCCTCAGGGGTGGGTGAGGGCATAGGCAGTGGGCTGCAGTCTAGCTCCTCCCCTGATTGCAGCGTGAAGGAGGGGGCCAACAAGGAGGTGCTGGGTATCCTGGTGTCCTACAGGGTCAAGGTGAAGCTGGTGGTGTCTCGAGGCGGGTGAGTGTGGTGGGGGAACTGTGGGGGGTGTGGTGGCCTGCCCGGGGCGTGGGAGTGTTGGCCCTTCATGCTGTCCCCCCTCCAGGGACGTCTCTGTGGAGCTGCCGTTTGTCCTCATGCACCCCAAGCCCCACGACCACATCACCCTCCCCAGGCTCCAGACAGGTAAGCACggcgctcccccacccccagccagaaGAGCACCCCCCCAGCTGGGGGAGCACAGCTGGTCCTTccagcacccacccaccccttccctctcctcaccTCAGCTGCTCCTGACACAGACGCCCCTGTGGACACCAACCTCATTGAATTTGATACCAAGTAAGAGACCCCCCCACACTTTGTGACCTTTGAGCTCTGGACAGGGAATCCCCTCAGCCCTCACACCTGCCctcaccctcctctcctcccccggGGCACCAGATCCAGACCATTAGCATCCCTCAGGAGGCTGCCTGTCCTGTCCCTTCTTGCCCCCGCACCCAGCCAGGCTGCTGACCGCCCCCTGGCTCCGGGAGGGGCGCAGGGCGCCCAGAGGGGTTCTGGAGCCCTCACTTATTCCCTCCTGTCCATCCGCCCAATGTCAAGCTACGCCACGGACGATGATATCGTGTTCGAGGACTTTGCCCGGCTTCGGCTGAAGGGGATGAAGGATGAGGACTACGAGGACCAGTTCTGCTAGGAGGAGGGCTCAGGTGCTGCTGGGAGAGGGGGGTCCccgcctctgccctccctccacgcagcagcctccccacccccccagccgcCCCCAGACATGCACTGGACCCATCTCCGTGGAACGTGGGCATTACTTTTTCAACTCCAGCTGTGCCTCCCCAACTAACCAACCCCCCCCAGTGGGTGGCAGGCTGTGTTCACACCTACGtttgtggagggggctgcgaaagagacaggagggaaggtggggagaaGGAAGCCCCATGTGCACCGTCACAGCAAcagcttcccttcccttccagagGACACCCTTCTGGGGGGGCAAGGCCACTTCTTTGTTTCtgagcataaagaagaaaataaaccttGGAATAGGCACGCGCATCCATGTCTCCTGTGCGGTGCTTGAGGAGCGGACAGTTGCTCATCTGCGGCTGTTCCCTTGGGGCTGAGTGCCCGGCAGGGGGAAGGACAGTGGGCCACCGGGCCCACAGGCTGGCCGTTGGTATCCCAACGCACGGGCTGTCTGTGTGGTCTAGGGGAACCCGGAAATGGAGTTCGCCCAGTCCACACTCCAGGGTGTGGCCTGCTAAAGCCACGGTGTCCCCGTGTGCATTTGCAGGGGAAACAGGAAGGCACAGCACTGTCCCTGGGAGCTGGGCAGGGCGGACACATGCGACCCGGTGGTGACCTGCCATGGCCGTGTGCCTGTGTTCACAGTGCCTTATGGATGCTGCAGCCACCCGATCCCGGGGCTTACTGGATGGAACCCGCGTGACATCCTGTGGGGCCTGGTGTCATCATTTCTGCCATGGAAGCCAaggcttggggcgcctgggggcgcTCAGTCTGTGAAACagctgccgttggctcaggtcatgagccagggtcctgggatcgagccccacatcaggctccccactggatgggcagcctgcttctccctcttcaacacttgtgctctcctgctctccctctctcttaaataaatattaaaaaaaaaaaaaaagcagcagcagcagcagcccaggctctgggcagccccagggagTCACACCACTGAGAGCAAGTCCCAGAAGCAGCACCCTACCACCCTCCcctgacattcctcaggcactctCTAAACCCCAGGCTGGGCCAAGGGGGTGAGCGACACCCCACTGCCCTGCTcacccccccaacccaccccctctcccacctcccagccttTCTCTCCTGATTCTCGTAAGGCTCATTCAGCCACTCTGCCAACAGCCTCGCTGCCGAGTCCCTGTGATGTGCCAGGTGCAGCAGAGGGATATGTGGTGGTGACCAAAGCCACCATTCACCACCCTTCTCTAGTGACTTAATTACAGGATCCATGCTCCAGAGGGGACATGCAGGAGCAATGAGAATACACGACCTACTGGAGAGCTCTGACCAAGCCTGGGGTTTGGGAAGGATCTCCCCAGAGGGAGGGAGCACCCTTTGCACAGAGAACCGGCAGACGAGCACAGGTTGGAACATTCTGGGCACTGCCAGCATTGCAGTAATTCCCGTGAGCCTGCTCCTTGACCTCTGCACTCCCAGCCCCTGGAGCTCAGCACTGCTTTGGGTGAACCCTCAGGGAGACACCATAAAGACGCACAGCCCAAGCTCTACCTCCTTCCGATCCCCCGGGGTCAGGAAGATCCACCAGTCTGCACCTCGAATTAGCACACAACTTGAgaaacaatgtctttttttttttttttttagctttttatgcttttaatgtttttatgaaGGTCAAACATGCACAGGGCatgaagaaagaaatccaaactgCCTACAATAAACAGTGAAAAGAaggctccctcctgcctcccattCGTCATTCCCAGAGGCAACCACTATCAGCAGTCCCTGGAGTAGTCTCCCAAAGatattgtttgttttaaagattttatttatttattcatgagagacgcagagagagagacgcagagacacagacaagggagaagcaggctccctgtggggagcccgatgagggactcaatcccaggaccccggggtcatgccctgagccgaaggcagatgctcacccgctgagccacccaggggtccctggatgtcatttatttttaccaGTCTCCTGCCGACACACACGAAGTGAAGGAGGTCAGCTCTTCCATGAATGCAGGCACCAGTACAATAAGGATCCCCCAAGATAGGTCTTTTTTGCACACGTGAGCTGGGTCTATAGGACAAGCTCTTACAAGCAGACTTGCTGGGTCAGACAGTGAGACAGAATCTTTAGGATCCTGCCAATCAAGCAGGTGAAATATGGTATCATCtgagttttaatttgcatttgattataagtgaaaataaaacctgatttatcaaaa
This region includes:
- the ARRB2 gene encoding beta-arrestin-2 isoform X3 — translated: MGEKPGTRVFKKSSPNCKLTVYLGKRDFVDHLDKVDPVDGVVLVDPDYLKDRKVFVTLTCAFRYGREDLDVLGLSFRKDLFIATYQAFPPGPNPPQPPTRLQDRLLRKLGQHAHPFFFTIPQNLPCSVTLQPGPEDTGKACGVDFEIRAFCAKSLEEKSHKRNSVRLVIRKVQFAPEKPGPQPSAETTRHFLMSDRSLHLEASLDKELYYHGEPLNVNVHVTNNSTKTIKKIKVSVRQYADICLFSTAQYKCPVAQIEQDDQVSPSSTFCKVYTITPLLSDNREKRGLALDGKLKHEDTNLASSTIVKEGANKEVLGILVSYRVKVKLVVSRGGDVSVELPFVLMHPKPHDHITLPRLQTAAPDTDAPVDTNLIEFDTNYATDDDIVFEDFARLRLKGMKDEDYEDQFC
- the ARRB2 gene encoding beta-arrestin-2 isoform X1, which encodes MGEKPGTRVFKKSSPNCKLTVYLGKRDFVDHLDKVDPVDGVVLVDPDYLKDRKVFVTLTCAFRYGREDLDVLGLSFRKDLFIATYQAFPPGPNPPQPPTRLQDRLLRKLGQHAHPFFFTVRMLLTLYRARGLGLSLGGGHLSQMDLEETIPQNLPCSVTLQPGPEDTGKACGVDFEIRAFCAKSLEEKSHKRNSVRLVIRKVQFAPEKPGPQPSAETTRHFLMSDRSLHLEASLDKELYYHGEPLNVNVHVTNNSTKTIKKIKVSVRQYADICLFSTAQYKCPVAQIEQDDQVSPSSTFCKVYTITPLLSDNREKRGLALDGKLKHEDTNLASSTIVKEGANKEVLGILVSYRVKVKLVVSRGGDVSVELPFVLMHPKPHDHITLPRLQTAAPDTDAPVDTNLIEFDTNYATDDDIVFEDFARLRLKGMKDEDYEDQFC
- the ARRB2 gene encoding beta-arrestin-2 isoform X2 gives rise to the protein MGEKPGTRVFKKSSPNCKLTVYLGKRDFVDHLDKVDPVDGVVLVDPDYLKDRKVFVTLTCAFRYGREDLDVLGLSFRKDLFIATYQAFPPGPNPPQPPTRLQDRLLRKLGQHAHPFFFTVRMLLTLYRIPQNLPCSVTLQPGPEDTGKACGVDFEIRAFCAKSLEEKSHKRNSVRLVIRKVQFAPEKPGPQPSAETTRHFLMSDRSLHLEASLDKELYYHGEPLNVNVHVTNNSTKTIKKIKVSVRQYADICLFSTAQYKCPVAQIEQDDQVSPSSTFCKVYTITPLLSDNREKRGLALDGKLKHEDTNLASSTIVKEGANKEVLGILVSYRVKVKLVVSRGGDVSVELPFVLMHPKPHDHITLPRLQTAAPDTDAPVDTNLIEFDTNYATDDDIVFEDFARLRLKGMKDEDYEDQFC